One Rhodothermaceae bacterium DNA window includes the following coding sequences:
- a CDS encoding DUF393 domain-containing protein has product MAKKIELGYDGECEFCNYSVNWLRRHDHHNRLSFKELPPDSSCVTLSDEKGTWEASTATLRALKHLGGLWSMVAQVLMIIPRPLRDAVYRMIAKRRHLIVDSGATRNTAE; this is encoded by the coding sequence ATGGCGAAAAAGATCGAACTAGGTTATGATGGCGAGTGCGAATTCTGCAATTATTCCGTAAACTGGCTCCGCAGACATGACCATCATAACCGTCTATCATTTAAAGAGCTTCCACCTGATTCCTCATGCGTCACTTTAAGTGACGAGAAAGGAACATGGGAAGCGTCTACTGCAACTCTCCGCGCGTTGAAGCATCTGGGAGGTCTATGGAGTATGGTCGCACAGGTACTCATGATCATTCCAAGGCCCCTCCGTGATGCAGTTTATCGAATGATCGCGAAAAGGCGACATCTCATTGTTGATTCTGGAGCAACTCGAAATACCGCTGAATGA
- the chrA gene encoding chromate efflux transporter, which translates to MNELIRLFLKLGFIGFGGPAAVIAMMDDEVVTRRRWLTREHFLDLVGATNLIPGPNSTEMAMHVGYERRGFGGMVVAGLCFILPAAVMTGALGWLYAEYGAVPEVEPFLRGIKPAVLAIILGALWRLGKSAVKAWSLIPIGAAVAIGLLLGVNEVLAMLGGGLLGLGGLYFWRRRLTAVSAILPFLLGFLQTPKVEYSIWTLGWFFLKVGSVLYGSGYVLIAFLEGGLVQTYGWLTEQQLLDAIAIGQFTPGPVLSTATFIGVFLDGWQGGLIATIAIFLPSFVFVSILNPLIPRLRKSTLMGSFLDAVNVSAVALMLVVTVRLGLSVLTGWASVVIFLLAAVAGLRFKVNAVWLVAGGALLGLLMI; encoded by the coding sequence ATGAATGAACTGATACGGCTATTCCTCAAACTGGGTTTTATCGGATTCGGCGGTCCTGCTGCAGTCATTGCAATGATGGACGATGAAGTCGTAACCCGCCGCAGATGGCTCACCAGAGAGCATTTCCTGGACCTGGTCGGTGCGACCAACCTGATTCCCGGCCCAAACTCAACGGAAATGGCCATGCACGTTGGCTATGAGCGGCGTGGTTTTGGTGGTATGGTCGTCGCGGGCCTCTGTTTCATTTTACCCGCTGCGGTGATGACTGGTGCACTCGGATGGCTGTATGCCGAATATGGTGCCGTACCTGAGGTAGAGCCATTCCTTCGCGGCATTAAACCGGCTGTACTGGCAATCATTCTGGGAGCTCTCTGGCGCTTGGGCAAGTCTGCGGTTAAAGCTTGGTCACTGATTCCAATTGGTGCAGCAGTGGCGATTGGACTATTGCTTGGTGTCAACGAGGTACTGGCCATGTTGGGAGGAGGCCTATTGGGACTTGGGGGGCTTTATTTTTGGCGCCGTCGATTGACGGCCGTCAGCGCAATCCTCCCCTTCCTTCTTGGATTCCTACAGACCCCCAAGGTAGAGTATAGTATTTGGACACTTGGCTGGTTTTTTCTCAAGGTTGGTTCGGTTCTCTACGGAAGTGGTTACGTCCTGATCGCATTCCTGGAGGGTGGTTTGGTGCAAACCTATGGCTGGTTGACTGAGCAGCAACTGTTGGATGCAATTGCTATCGGCCAGTTTACCCCTGGACCCGTTCTTAGCACAGCTACATTTATCGGAGTATTCCTGGACGGCTGGCAGGGTGGATTGATTGCCACCATTGCAATCTTTCTGCCGTCGTTTGTTTTCGTCAGCATTCTAAACCCGCTCATTCCCCGCCTGCGTAAATCAACCTTAATGGGGTCATTTCTGGATGCCGTAAATGTCAGCGCAGTTGCACTGATGCTTGTAGTCACGGTACGGCTGGGGCTCAGCGTGTTGACTGGCTGGGCATCTGTTGTGATCTTCTTACTGGCGGCGGTTGCGGGCCTGCGCTTTAAGGTCAATGCCGTTTGGCTGGTCGCAGGTGGTGCCCTGCTTGGGCTGTTAATGATTTGA
- a CDS encoding ATP-binding protein, translated as MHNDKLHLSDLSISNFRGIHHLSIKKLGRVTLITGLNGVGKTTVLEAVRVYATRGDQDVFRTLLYSRDELVEAPDEDRDLIMFPDYSALFFGRHATPSQSISIGPLSGKDCLKIEVVDVKDLPEPQQDLFSKLNSEANQALKVVHRDAQSVLPWLAGIHHVPRALRRMRLSRQDMSDPINCESLGPGLLDNYVLASYWDKVVLTPQEALALEALNLTGQKIDRVAAIGEDSRRYGRSGSRIVVRMNDQTKPLPLKSLGDGITRLFAASLALAVSRDGFLVIDEVENGIHYSVQHEFWKMVLKAAHEYNVQILATTHSFDCIKAFASAATEIKESNGALIRLEGENGDIRAIEYTEEELKIASYHDIEVR; from the coding sequence ATGCATAACGATAAATTGCATCTCTCTGATTTATCTATATCAAATTTCCGGGGGATTCATCACCTTTCGATTAAAAAACTGGGACGGGTTACCCTGATTACTGGTCTAAACGGAGTTGGTAAGACAACAGTTCTTGAGGCAGTGCGGGTGTACGCGACTCGTGGGGATCAGGATGTGTTTCGAACATTACTCTATTCGAGAGATGAACTCGTGGAGGCCCCTGACGAAGACCGGGATCTTATAATGTTTCCTGATTACTCAGCTCTCTTCTTCGGTAGACATGCCACTCCTAGTCAATCTATTTCAATTGGCCCCCTATCTGGCAAAGATTGCCTCAAAATTGAAGTGGTAGATGTAAAAGACCTGCCCGAGCCCCAGCAAGATCTTTTTTCCAAGCTTAATTCTGAAGCGAATCAGGCCTTGAAGGTTGTACACCGCGACGCACAATCGGTACTCCCCTGGCTCGCCGGTATTCATCATGTCCCGAGAGCACTGCGACGGATGAGACTCAGTCGCCAAGACATGTCGGATCCAATTAATTGTGAATCATTAGGCCCAGGGCTCTTGGATAATTATGTCCTCGCAAGCTATTGGGATAAGGTCGTCCTGACTCCACAAGAAGCCCTTGCTTTGGAAGCTCTCAACCTAACGGGACAAAAAATAGATCGTGTTGCAGCAATCGGAGAGGATAGTAGACGATACGGTAGATCCGGTAGCCGAATTGTGGTCAGGATGAATGATCAGACAAAGCCTCTCCCACTTAAAAGCTTGGGGGACGGAATTACGCGTTTATTTGCAGCCAGCCTAGCATTAGCCGTTAGCCGTGATGGTTTTCTGGTTATTGACGAAGTGGAAAATGGAATCCATTACTCTGTTCAACACGAATTTTGGAAGATGGTATTGAAGGCTGCACACGAGTATAACGTTCAGATACTCGCCACAACCCATAGCTTCGATTGTATCAAGGCGTTTGCAAGTGCTGCTACTGAAATCAAAGAATCAAATGGTGCTCTAATTCGCCTGGAGGGAGAGAATGGCGATATTCGAGCGATTGAGTATACGGAGGAAGAGTTAAAAATTGCAAGCTATCATGATATTGAAGTTCGATAG
- a CDS encoding electron transfer flavoprotein subunit alpha/FixB family protein, giving the protein MSKILVIAETSGSGLTTSTLEVCQAASTLSASLGGSWGLLVHDHVVEAAGKVAPEVVSFPLGEDTYQGAELLASIAAQVVESADVVMMAATSTGKDVMGRLAQHLSVPLAQDCTGFEVVSNEIRFKRALYGGKVVASVTLLAKPIVVSFRPRSFTPIVPSGGFAEAVAYAANSITPKTTVDLQTKAASERPDVTDASIVVSGGRGLQGPENWHILEDLLDALGSDAALACSRPVSDDHWRPHSEHVGQTGRAIAPDLYIAVGISGATQHIAGVARSKCILAINKDPDAPIFKVADYGIVGDLFEVVPALTAAIRDAA; this is encoded by the coding sequence ATGTCCAAAATTCTGGTTATAGCGGAAACAAGTGGCTCAGGTCTGACGACTTCAACCCTGGAAGTATGTCAGGCGGCCTCTACACTTTCCGCTTCTCTGGGTGGGAGTTGGGGACTGCTTGTTCATGACCACGTAGTGGAGGCTGCCGGCAAGGTTGCTCCTGAAGTAGTGTCATTTCCGTTGGGTGAGGATACCTATCAGGGGGCCGAGCTTTTGGCTTCCATTGCAGCTCAGGTAGTAGAATCGGCCGATGTGGTTATGATGGCAGCAACAAGTACGGGAAAAGATGTCATGGGACGATTGGCCCAGCATCTTTCGGTTCCTTTGGCGCAAGATTGCACAGGGTTTGAGGTGGTATCTAACGAGATTAGGTTCAAGCGTGCATTGTACGGAGGTAAGGTAGTCGCCAGCGTAACATTATTAGCCAAGCCGATAGTGGTAAGCTTTCGTCCCAGATCATTTACACCAATTGTCCCGTCAGGTGGGTTTGCCGAAGCGGTAGCGTATGCAGCCAACAGCATTACTCCCAAAACCACGGTCGACCTTCAGACCAAAGCTGCAAGTGAGCGCCCGGATGTGACCGACGCATCGATCGTTGTGAGCGGAGGCAGGGGCTTACAGGGGCCAGAAAACTGGCATATACTTGAAGACCTTCTGGATGCACTTGGTTCGGATGCTGCTTTGGCCTGTTCACGCCCGGTAAGTGATGATCATTGGCGTCCCCACAGCGAGCATGTGGGGCAGACCGGGCGTGCAATAGCTCCAGACTTATATATTGCCGTTGGTATTTCGGGTGCGACGCAGCACATCGCCGGCGTTGCAAGATCCAAGTGTATCCTTGCCATTAACAAGGACCCGGACGCCCCGATTTTCAAGGTTGCCGACTACGGCATCGTGGGAGACTTATTTGAGGTCGTTCCTGCCCTTACGGCTGCCATTCGGGATGCAGCGTAG
- a CDS encoding electron transfer flavoprotein subunit beta/FixA family protein translates to MNIAVCVKQTADTESRPILSADQSHVTDEGLVWIINPHDESAIEVAIGLRDQHGGSVTLIALGPDRVESSLRQGLAMGADEAAHLQCDTMPDDPFIVAEVLAERIREHDFDLVLTGEVAIDGAGAQVPQRLGVLLDWPCVTGVEELSIDSGELTVRHPVEQGDEIHTCKLPAVIGVNRRIGEPRYPSFKGIMKAKRKSIEKETVTLESPQLHVESLELPASRSEGKILVYQDGVATEVVTLLREKSKVI, encoded by the coding sequence ATGAATATTGCCGTTTGTGTGAAACAGACCGCTGATACCGAGTCGAGGCCGATACTGAGCGCGGACCAGTCTCATGTGACGGATGAAGGATTAGTTTGGATCATCAACCCTCATGATGAGTCTGCTATTGAAGTGGCCATCGGACTGCGGGATCAGCATGGAGGTTCAGTTACGCTGATTGCTCTTGGCCCTGATCGGGTAGAAAGCTCTCTGAGGCAGGGTTTGGCGATGGGGGCCGATGAAGCCGCCCATCTTCAGTGTGATACGATGCCCGATGACCCATTCATCGTGGCGGAGGTGCTTGCGGAGCGTATCCGAGAGCATGATTTTGATTTGGTTTTGACGGGAGAGGTTGCGATTGATGGGGCAGGGGCCCAAGTGCCTCAAAGACTGGGAGTATTACTTGACTGGCCATGTGTGACGGGTGTAGAGGAACTGAGCATTGACTCAGGAGAGCTGACTGTCAGGCATCCTGTCGAGCAGGGCGACGAAATCCATACCTGCAAGCTTCCGGCGGTCATCGGTGTGAATCGGCGGATCGGCGAACCTCGGTATCCATCCTTTAAGGGCATCATGAAAGCGAAGCGAAAGTCAATTGAGAAAGAGACGGTGACACTGGAATCTCCTCAACTTCATGTTGAATCATTGGAATTGCCTGCATCACGGTCAGAAGGGAAGATCCTGGTTTACCAAGATGGAGTAGCGACCGAGGTCGTGACTCTTTTGCGTGAAAAGTCAAAGGTGATCTAA
- a CDS encoding NYN domain-containing protein, with the protein MERVAVFVDAGYLFAAGTKELFGEQLKREDVSLNYVAVEEKLRLAAEEHSKLDLLRIYWYDGAYLHPTTQHTELARLSNVKVRLGLINSRGEQKGVDSLIVTDMITLARNRAMDSCMLLTGDEDIRVGCSWPKNMVFGFICWVSSLQRVTNPTFCAKKLMLSTYGNRLI; encoded by the coding sequence ATGGAACGCGTCGCCGTGTTTGTTGATGCGGGCTATCTCTTCGCAGCGGGGACCAAGGAATTATTTGGGGAACAACTGAAGCGAGAAGATGTGTCGTTGAATTACGTTGCGGTCGAAGAGAAGTTGAGGCTGGCAGCAGAGGAGCATTCGAAGTTGGATTTACTTCGGATATACTGGTATGATGGTGCGTACCTACATCCTACCACCCAACACACAGAACTTGCTCGTTTGTCAAATGTCAAAGTTCGGCTTGGTCTCATTAACAGTCGTGGTGAGCAGAAAGGTGTGGATTCTCTAATTGTGACGGATATGATTACATTGGCCCGCAACAGGGCCATGGATAGTTGTATGTTGTTGACGGGGGATGAAGATATCAGAGTGGGGTGCTCTTGGCCCAAGAATATGGTGTTCGGGTTCATTTGTTGGGTATCAAGCCTGCAAAGAGTAACCAATCCAACCTTCTGCGCCAAGAAGCTGATGTTATCCACGTATGGGAATCGTCTGATCTAA
- a CDS encoding Gfo/Idh/MocA family oxidoreductase: protein MINWGVIGASTIAKEWMINAINASSNSQVIAILSRSQPRGESFQDQFGIQYTYTELDAFLANPDIDVVYVGTTNELHKPQTLAAAAAQKHVLCEKPLALSLADAKQMVHACANAGLVMGTNHHLRNAVTHRTLRKLVQDGVIGDPLAARVFHAVLLPPHLQTWRIKDPSTGAGVVLDITVHDTDTLRFILNDEVESVMACTSSQGLGEHGIDDTVMGVMHFERGTLVQFHDSFVIGHAGTGLEVHGTDASLIARDVMTQQPIGDIALRRGNQVEKVELPPPVNLYERAIECFNRAVRGAGEPAATAEDGLRSLAVALAVQQSAQTGKQVTLSYA, encoded by the coding sequence ATGATCAACTGGGGAGTCATTGGTGCAAGCACGATTGCCAAAGAATGGATGATTAATGCGATAAACGCAAGCTCAAACAGCCAAGTAATTGCGATCCTCAGCCGATCTCAGCCGCGTGGGGAAAGCTTTCAGGATCAATTTGGGATTCAATACACCTACACTGAGCTTGACGCATTCCTTGCCAATCCAGACATTGATGTGGTCTATGTCGGCACCACGAATGAATTACATAAGCCACAAACCCTTGCCGCTGCTGCTGCCCAGAAACATGTCCTTTGCGAAAAACCTCTTGCACTCTCACTCGCAGATGCAAAGCAAATGGTACACGCCTGTGCAAATGCTGGCCTCGTCATGGGGACAAACCACCATCTTCGTAATGCAGTCACGCACCGCACTCTCCGCAAACTAGTCCAGGATGGTGTGATCGGAGATCCTCTGGCAGCTCGGGTATTCCATGCCGTCCTCCTACCCCCACATCTGCAAACATGGCGAATCAAGGATCCGTCAACCGGAGCCGGGGTCGTACTGGATATCACTGTCCATGATACGGATACCCTTCGATTCATCCTGAACGACGAAGTAGAATCCGTCATGGCTTGCACCTCTTCTCAGGGCCTCGGAGAGCACGGGATCGATGATACCGTGATGGGCGTGATGCATTTTGAGCGAGGCACACTTGTACAATTTCATGATTCATTTGTGATCGGACACGCTGGAACAGGGCTCGAAGTCCATGGCACCGATGCATCCTTGATTGCCAGGGATGTCATGACCCAGCAACCCATCGGGGACATCGCCCTCCGCAGAGGGAATCAAGTGGAAAAAGTCGAACTTCCTCCCCCTGTAAACCTGTATGAGCGGGCTATCGAATGTTTTAATCGTGCAGTTCGGGGAGCCGGCGAGCCAGCGGCTACCGCTGAAGATGGGCTTCGCTCGCTTGCAGTTGCGCTGGCAGTTCAACAATCGGCACAGACAGGTAAACAAGTTACACTAAGCTATGCCTGA
- a CDS encoding acyl CoA:acetate/3-ketoacid CoA transferase — translation MPEFCSLAAAAEQIHDDAVLTVSASSGLGCPDATLAAIGQRFANSGHPKRLTTLHPIAAGDMYGIAGVDHLSYDGLLKRVIAGSLPSGPSSMPSPRIWQMIGENRVEAYNLPSGVLYHMHREAAAHRPGVLTKVGMDTFVDPRLLGGCMNDCSPPEVVKRVTFEGDEWLFYPSIPVDVALIRGTTADEHGNITTEHEGSSLGIYDQALAAHNNGGIVIVQVKRVVKSGKLKPQDVRVPGVVVDYVVTVPDQMQTTNTEYDPTISGELSPDGKIYDLMPWGPYKPMARRAAMELCQQDAVNLGFGVSAQVPRILLEEGLSDAVTWVIEQGAVGGMPLLDFQFGCASGAQAILGSPDQFTYFHGGGFDRSLLSFMQIDRHGCVNVSRLAARPHVTAGVGGFIDITANAHHIVFIGTYTTGGLRLAIEEGQVKILQEGKVQKLVPEVEHVSFSGNRALRLGQKITYITERCVLQLLPEGLTVIEIAPGINLKRDVLGQTSLELQVSPSLQIMDGRLFDPKSMNLQLPSKI, via the coding sequence ATGCCTGAGTTTTGTTCATTGGCCGCTGCTGCCGAGCAAATTCATGATGATGCGGTCCTGACAGTCAGCGCATCAAGCGGCCTGGGATGCCCGGATGCAACGCTGGCCGCGATTGGTCAACGCTTTGCTAATTCAGGGCATCCAAAAAGACTCACAACACTACATCCTATCGCTGCCGGGGATATGTATGGCATTGCCGGGGTTGATCACCTCTCCTATGATGGGCTCCTCAAACGTGTCATTGCCGGCTCTCTACCAAGCGGTCCATCATCCATGCCCTCACCCAGAATCTGGCAGATGATCGGTGAGAATCGCGTGGAAGCCTATAACCTGCCCAGTGGAGTCTTGTATCACATGCACCGTGAAGCTGCAGCGCACAGACCTGGGGTCCTGACGAAGGTTGGCATGGATACTTTTGTGGATCCTCGCCTTCTGGGTGGATGCATGAATGACTGTAGTCCCCCAGAGGTTGTGAAGAGGGTTACATTTGAAGGGGATGAATGGCTGTTCTATCCCTCAATTCCCGTTGACGTTGCACTGATCCGTGGAACCACCGCAGATGAGCATGGCAACATCACTACTGAACACGAGGGAAGCAGCTTAGGTATTTATGATCAGGCCCTGGCCGCCCATAATAATGGCGGAATTGTCATCGTGCAGGTCAAACGTGTCGTAAAGTCGGGCAAACTCAAACCTCAGGATGTCCGGGTACCTGGAGTCGTAGTTGATTATGTGGTCACTGTGCCTGATCAAATGCAGACCACGAATACGGAATATGATCCGACCATCAGTGGCGAACTCTCCCCCGATGGGAAGATTTATGACCTTATGCCTTGGGGACCCTACAAACCTATGGCTCGCCGTGCAGCCATGGAGTTATGCCAACAAGATGCGGTTAATCTGGGGTTTGGGGTATCTGCACAAGTTCCTCGTATTCTTTTAGAGGAAGGACTGTCTGATGCGGTGACCTGGGTAATTGAACAAGGAGCTGTCGGAGGGATGCCACTTCTGGATTTTCAGTTTGGCTGTGCATCCGGTGCTCAGGCGATTCTTGGATCGCCCGATCAGTTTACATATTTCCACGGTGGAGGATTTGATCGCAGTCTTTTGTCCTTTATGCAAATTGATCGGCATGGATGTGTCAATGTCTCACGTCTGGCTGCCCGCCCGCATGTCACTGCCGGTGTAGGGGGATTCATTGATATCACTGCCAATGCGCATCATATCGTATTTATTGGGACTTATACAACTGGCGGACTTCGACTTGCAATTGAAGAAGGTCAGGTAAAGATTCTCCAAGAAGGAAAAGTGCAAAAACTCGTACCCGAAGTGGAACACGTTTCTTTCAGTGGGAATCGTGCCCTTCGTTTAGGGCAGAAGATCACCTATATTACGGAGCGGTGCGTACTGCAGCTATTGCCCGAGGGGTTAACTGTTATTGAAATTGCGCCCGGTATTAACCTGAAACGTGATGTGCTTGGACAAACCAGTTTAGAGCTTCAAGTGAGTCCGTCCTTGCAAATCATGGATGGCAGACTCTTCGACCCTAAATCAATGAATCTTCAACTACCCTCCAAAATATGA
- a CDS encoding enoyl-CoA hydratase/isomerase family protein, translating to MSHVELEITGHLATLTLNRPEKRNAVDPLMLDSLDAHLATLESNSNLRAVILTGTGEKAFCAGADIKAWAALDALGMWKQWIPRGQRILQRLANLRPPVIALLNGYAFGGGLELALACDIRVAASHASFAMPEVKIATVPGWGGTARLSKIIGIARAKAMVLTGSPIDAQTALAWGLVTEVCPLDKLPSVGGELAGVVAKNAPVAVQIAKQMLDGDCAPLESIAGSLSAYTNDGQEGVNSFLERREPKYKGD from the coding sequence ATGAGTCACGTTGAACTTGAAATTACAGGGCACCTGGCAACATTGACTCTCAATCGCCCGGAAAAACGCAATGCGGTTGATCCTTTGATGCTGGACTCACTTGACGCTCATCTTGCAACCCTCGAGTCAAACAGCAACCTTCGTGCAGTCATTCTTACAGGTACAGGAGAAAAAGCTTTCTGTGCCGGGGCGGATATCAAAGCATGGGCAGCGTTAGATGCACTTGGAATGTGGAAGCAATGGATTCCGAGGGGGCAGCGTATTCTGCAGCGATTGGCAAACCTGCGACCGCCAGTGATTGCCCTCCTCAATGGTTACGCATTTGGTGGCGGGCTTGAACTCGCGCTGGCATGTGACATCCGTGTTGCTGCAAGCCATGCATCCTTTGCAATGCCAGAAGTAAAAATTGCGACAGTCCCTGGATGGGGTGGCACCGCACGGTTATCCAAAATCATCGGCATTGCCCGAGCCAAAGCAATGGTCTTGACAGGTAGCCCCATTGACGCACAAACAGCGTTAGCCTGGGGGCTGGTGACCGAGGTATGTCCATTGGATAAGCTCCCCTCTGTGGGAGGCGAACTGGCCGGGGTGGTTGCCAAGAATGCTCCTGTCGCCGTACAAATTGCAAAACAGATGCTGGATGGAGATTGTGCTCCTCTCGAATCTATCGCTGGCTCACTCAGTGCATACACAAATGATGGACAGGAAGGTGTGAATAGCTTCCTAGAGCGAAGAGAGCCAAAATATAAAGGGGATTGA
- a CDS encoding choline dehydrogenase: MKTSTESFDYVVVGAGAAGCVVAHRLAEDPNVRVLLLEAGPPDRSPLIHMPAGFAKLTGKNVNWCFKTVPQKHLNHREMHYPQGRTLGGSTSINAMIYIRGHRLDYEEWRDLGCQGWAYDDVLPYFKRSENNERFVDEFHGRGGPLNVADQVQSNPLSRAFVRSAQEVGIRYNPDLNGARQSGVSYYQVTQRNVRRESAATAFLRPKKPNLTILTGAVATRVLLENGRAIGIEYAKNMARVQVHAEREVILSGGAVNSPKLLLLSGIGPADELKPLGIQVEHDLPGVGKNFQDHMDVYLAAESSKPVSYNGHDRWNRAILHGIQYLLYKTGPVTASVCEAGCFLKSSPEVRSPDIQIHCLPAYVVDHGRMSIKGHGLTINTCNLRPRSIGSLKLRSNDPLEDPAIDPNFLDDPYDLKVSMEGFKWGRRILSAPSFQQYISREILPGQEAQSDEDIKAYIRKWSKNDYHPVGSCKMGTDDQAVVDLQLSVHGLESLRVIDASIMPRLISGNTQATSIMIGEKGAAMIKGEA; the protein is encoded by the coding sequence ATGAAGACCTCGACCGAGTCATTTGATTATGTAGTCGTGGGTGCGGGAGCAGCTGGTTGTGTTGTCGCTCACCGTCTTGCCGAGGATCCGAACGTTCGGGTATTACTGCTTGAAGCAGGCCCTCCAGACAGGTCTCCCCTGATTCATATGCCCGCGGGCTTTGCCAAATTGACGGGGAAAAACGTGAATTGGTGCTTTAAAACCGTCCCTCAAAAGCACCTGAATCACCGTGAGATGCACTATCCACAGGGACGGACGCTCGGTGGAAGTACATCCATTAACGCGATGATCTATATTCGAGGACACCGTCTGGATTATGAGGAATGGCGTGATCTGGGCTGCCAGGGATGGGCATATGATGATGTCCTTCCCTATTTCAAAAGATCAGAAAACAATGAGCGGTTTGTTGACGAATTTCATGGGCGTGGCGGCCCACTCAACGTGGCGGATCAGGTACAGTCGAACCCATTATCCCGCGCATTTGTCCGATCAGCACAGGAAGTGGGAATCCGTTATAACCCCGACTTGAACGGTGCCCGCCAGTCGGGGGTAAGCTATTACCAGGTGACACAGCGCAATGTACGTAGAGAAAGTGCAGCTACCGCATTCCTGCGCCCCAAAAAACCCAATCTTACAATCCTGACCGGTGCCGTGGCAACACGCGTTCTTCTCGAGAACGGGCGAGCAATCGGGATTGAGTACGCCAAAAACATGGCCAGAGTCCAAGTCCATGCCGAACGAGAGGTCATTCTGAGTGGAGGGGCGGTAAACTCCCCGAAGCTTCTATTACTTTCTGGAATTGGGCCGGCAGATGAGTTGAAACCACTTGGAATTCAAGTCGAGCATGATCTACCAGGAGTGGGCAAAAATTTCCAGGACCATATGGACGTGTATCTGGCAGCTGAATCCAGCAAGCCTGTCAGCTACAACGGACATGACCGATGGAATCGTGCAATTTTACACGGCATCCAGTATCTGTTATACAAAACAGGACCGGTCACGGCATCCGTATGCGAGGCCGGATGCTTCCTGAAAAGCTCCCCCGAGGTTCGCTCTCCAGACATCCAAATCCATTGCCTGCCCGCATATGTGGTCGATCATGGCCGTATGTCCATTAAAGGCCATGGCCTTACGATAAATACCTGTAATCTGCGTCCACGTAGTATTGGATCTCTCAAGCTACGTAGTAACGATCCCTTGGAAGACCCTGCTATTGATCCAAATTTTCTAGATGACCCCTATGACCTCAAAGTATCCATGGAAGGGTTCAAATGGGGACGACGCATCTTATCTGCTCCCTCTTTTCAACAGTATATCTCCCGGGAGATACTACCAGGCCAAGAAGCGCAAAGTGATGAAGACATCAAAGCCTACATCCGAAAGTGGTCAAAAAATGATTACCACCCTGTAGGTTCCTGTAAAATGGGAACGGATGACCAAGCTGTTGTAGATTTGCAACTCTCTGTTCACGGTCTCGAATCCCTGCGCGTGATTGATGCATCCATCATGCCTCGCCTAATTAGCGGCAATACACAAGCTACCTCAATCATGATCGGTGAAAAAGGAGCAGCGATGATCAAAGGAGAAGCCTAA